A stretch of the Streptomyces ortus genome encodes the following:
- a CDS encoding MFS transporter yields MAVVSDLRVLLRFRNFRRLLAVRLLSQGADGVYQVALATYVVFSPEKQTSAAAIASAMAVLLLPYSLVGPFAGVLLDRWRRRQVFLYGNLLRALLASLTAVLMLSGVPDWLFYASALCVTAVNRFVLAGLSAALPRVVDSERLVMANSLSPTAGTLAATLGGGLAFVVRLVGSDSDAAVVLVGAALYVCSALAALRLAPDLLGPERRSVRPRLRTAVLGTARGLVAGVRHLAEPARREAAWALAAMTLMRFCYGALTVMVLMLCRYAWSSGPDDDGLALLGLAVGISGAGFFAAAVLTPAGANRFGPGGWIIACAACAAVLEPALGLSFTEVPLLIAAFVLGLITQGAKIATDTVVQSSVEDGFRGRIFAVYDVLFNVAFVGAAGVAALMLPSDGRSVALVVTVAVIYGAVAAAMARFEHQ; encoded by the coding sequence ATGGCTGTCGTGAGTGACCTGCGCGTACTCCTGCGCTTCAGGAACTTCCGGCGTCTGCTCGCCGTCCGGCTGCTGTCGCAGGGCGCCGACGGTGTCTACCAGGTCGCGCTCGCCACCTACGTCGTCTTCTCGCCGGAGAAGCAGACCTCGGCCGCCGCGATCGCCTCCGCGATGGCGGTCCTGCTCCTCCCGTACTCCCTCGTCGGCCCCTTCGCGGGCGTCCTCCTGGACCGCTGGAGACGCCGCCAGGTCTTCCTGTACGGGAACCTGCTGCGGGCGCTCCTGGCGTCCCTTACGGCCGTTCTGATGCTCAGCGGTGTCCCGGACTGGCTCTTCTACGCCTCCGCGCTGTGCGTGACCGCCGTCAACCGGTTCGTGCTCGCGGGCCTGTCCGCCGCGCTGCCCCGCGTGGTCGACTCCGAGCGCCTGGTGATGGCCAACTCCCTGTCGCCCACGGCCGGCACACTCGCCGCGACCCTCGGCGGCGGCCTCGCCTTCGTCGTACGCCTCGTGGGCTCCGACTCCGACGCGGCGGTCGTCCTGGTGGGAGCGGCCCTGTACGTGTGCTCCGCGCTCGCCGCACTGCGACTGGCCCCGGATCTGCTGGGCCCCGAACGGCGGTCGGTGCGGCCCCGGCTGAGGACGGCCGTACTCGGCACGGCGCGCGGCCTGGTCGCGGGCGTGCGTCATCTGGCCGAGCCCGCGCGCCGCGAGGCCGCCTGGGCACTGGCCGCGATGACCCTGATGCGGTTCTGCTACGGCGCGCTGACGGTCATGGTACTGATGCTCTGCCGGTACGCCTGGTCGTCCGGCCCCGACGACGACGGGCTCGCCCTGCTCGGCCTGGCCGTGGGGATCTCCGGGGCGGGCTTCTTCGCCGCGGCCGTACTGACTCCGGCGGGCGCGAACCGGTTCGGACCCGGCGGCTGGATCATCGCCTGCGCGGCGTGTGCCGCGGTCCTGGAACCGGCCCTCGGCCTGTCGTTCACCGAAGTCCCCCTCCTGATCGCGGCCTTCGTCCTGGGACTCATCACCCAGGGCGCGAAGATCGCCACGGACACCGTCGTCCAGTCGTCCGTCGAGGACGGCTTCCGTGGCCGGATCTTCGCGGTGTACGACGTCCTGTTCAACGTCGCCTTCGTCGGCGCCGCAGGAGTAGCCGCCCTGATGCTGCCCTCTGACGGCCGATCCGTGGCGCTTGTGGTCACGGTGGCCGTTATCTACGGGGCGGTTGCTGCGGCTATGGCCCGCTTTGAGCACCAGTAA
- a CDS encoding inositol-3-phosphate synthase, translating into MGSVRVAIVGVGNCAASLVQGVEYYKDADPASKVPGLMHVQFGEYHVGDVEFVAAFDVDAKKVGLDLSDAIGASENNTIKICDVPNKGITVQRGHTHDGLGKYYRETIEESTETPVDVVQVLRDKQVDVLICYLPVGSEDAAKFYAQCAIDAKVAFVNALPVFIAGTKEWADKFTEAGVPIVGDDIKSQVGATITHRVMAKLFEDRGVRLERTMQLNVGGNMDFKNMLERDRLESKKISKTQAVTSQIPDRDMGAKNVHIGPSDYVAWLDDRKWAYVRLEGRAFGDVPLNLEYKLEVWDSPNSAGVIIDALRAAKIAKDRGIGGPILSASSYFMKSPPVQYFDDEAYANVEKFIKGEVER; encoded by the coding sequence ATGGGTTCGGTTCGCGTAGCCATCGTCGGCGTGGGCAACTGCGCCGCCTCGCTGGTTCAGGGCGTCGAGTACTACAAGGACGCCGACCCGGCGTCCAAGGTGCCGGGCCTGATGCACGTCCAGTTCGGCGAATACCACGTCGGTGACGTCGAATTCGTCGCCGCCTTCGACGTCGACGCGAAGAAGGTCGGCCTCGACCTCTCGGACGCCATCGGCGCCAGCGAGAACAACACCATCAAGATCTGTGACGTCCCGAACAAGGGCATCACGGTCCAGCGCGGCCACACCCACGACGGGCTCGGCAAGTACTACCGCGAGACCATCGAGGAGTCCACGGAGACCCCGGTCGACGTCGTCCAGGTCCTCCGGGACAAGCAGGTGGACGTCCTCATCTGCTACCTGCCCGTCGGTTCCGAGGACGCGGCGAAGTTCTACGCCCAGTGCGCCATCGACGCCAAGGTCGCGTTCGTCAACGCTCTGCCGGTCTTCATCGCCGGCACCAAGGAGTGGGCGGACAAGTTCACCGAGGCGGGCGTCCCGATCGTCGGCGACGACATCAAGTCGCAGGTCGGCGCCACCATCACGCACCGCGTGATGGCGAAGCTGTTCGAGGACCGCGGTGTCCGTCTTGAGCGCACCATGCAGCTCAACGTCGGCGGCAACATGGACTTCAAGAACATGCTGGAGCGCGACCGCCTGGAGTCCAAGAAGATCTCGAAGACGCAGGCCGTCACCTCGCAGATCCCCGACCGTGACATGGGCGCGAAGAACGTCCACATCGGTCCCTCGGACTACGTGGCCTGGCTCGACGACCGCAAGTGGGCGTATGTCCGCCTTGAGGGCCGCGCCTTCGGTGACGTCCCGCTGAACCTGGAGTACAAGCTGGAGGTGTGGGACTCCCCGAACTCCGCTGGTGTCATCATCGACGCCCTGCGCGCCGCGAAGATCGCCAAGGACCGCGGCATCGGCGGCCCGATCCTCTCCGCGTCGAGCTACTTCATGAAGTCCCCGCCGGTCCAGTACTTCGACGACGAGGCCTACGCGAACGTCGAGAAGTTCATCAAGGGCGAGGTCGAGCGCTAA
- a CDS encoding CCA tRNA nucleotidyltransferase, whose amino-acid sequence MSNANEDSPSALSQVQSRAVSELLRVSPVADELARRFQEAGFSLALVGGSVRDALLGRLGNDLDFTTDARPEDVLKIMRPWADSLWEVGIAFGTVGAQKDARVGDGVQSFEIEVTTYRSESYDRSSRKPEVSYGDSIEEDLVRRDFTVNAMAVALPEKKFIDPHGGLDDLAARVLRTPGTPESSFSDDPLRMMRAARFGAQIDFEVAPEVVAAMKAMADRIEIVSAERVREELNKLLLSAHPRKGLTLLVDTGLADHVLPELPALRLERDEHHRHKDVYDHSLIVLEQAMALEENGPDLTLRLAALLHDIGKPRTRRFEEDGRVSFHHHEVVGAKMTKKRMTALKYSNELVKDVSRLVELHLRFHGYGTGEWTDSAVRRYVRDAGPLLDRLHKLTRSDCTTRNKRKATALSRAYDGLEERVAQLQEQEELDAIRPDLDGNQIMKVLDIGPGPAIGQAYKFLLELRLENGPMEYDAAVSALKEWWAEQN is encoded by the coding sequence GTGTCGAACGCCAACGAAGACAGTCCCAGTGCACTGAGTCAGGTGCAGAGCCGCGCGGTGAGCGAGCTGCTGCGGGTGTCCCCCGTCGCCGATGAGCTGGCCCGCCGTTTTCAGGAGGCCGGGTTCTCTCTCGCCCTCGTCGGCGGTTCGGTTCGGGACGCCCTGCTCGGCAGGCTCGGCAACGACCTGGACTTCACGACCGATGCCCGCCCCGAGGACGTACTGAAGATCATGCGGCCCTGGGCCGACTCCCTGTGGGAGGTCGGCATCGCCTTCGGCACCGTGGGGGCGCAGAAGGACGCGCGTGTCGGTGATGGCGTACAGAGCTTCGAGATCGAGGTGACGACCTACCGCTCCGAGTCGTACGACCGGTCCTCGCGCAAGCCCGAGGTGTCCTACGGGGACTCCATCGAGGAAGACCTGGTCCGGCGCGACTTCACGGTGAACGCGATGGCGGTGGCGCTTCCCGAGAAGAAGTTCATCGATCCGCACGGCGGGCTCGATGATCTCGCCGCCCGTGTCCTGCGGACTCCGGGGACCCCCGAGTCGTCCTTCTCCGACGACCCGCTGCGGATGATGCGGGCGGCGCGCTTCGGGGCGCAGATCGACTTCGAGGTGGCGCCGGAGGTCGTCGCGGCGATGAAGGCCATGGCCGACCGCATCGAGATCGTCTCGGCGGAGCGTGTGCGTGAGGAGCTGAACAAGCTGCTCCTGTCGGCCCACCCGCGCAAGGGACTGACCCTGCTCGTGGACACGGGGCTGGCCGACCACGTGCTGCCCGAGCTGCCCGCGTTGCGTCTGGAGCGGGACGAGCACCACCGGCACAAGGACGTCTACGACCACTCGTTGATCGTCCTGGAGCAGGCGATGGCGCTGGAGGAGAACGGCCCGGACCTCACTCTGCGCCTGGCCGCGCTGCTGCACGACATCGGCAAGCCGCGGACGCGTCGCTTCGAGGAGGACGGGCGGGTCTCCTTCCACCACCACGAGGTGGTGGGGGCCAAGATGACCAAGAAGCGGATGACCGCGCTCAAGTACTCCAACGAGCTGGTGAAGGACGTCTCGCGCCTGGTCGAGCTGCACCTGCGCTTCCACGGCTACGGCACCGGGGAGTGGACGGACTCGGCGGTCCGCCGCTATGTCCGGGACGCCGGCCCCCTCCTTGATCGCCTCCACAAGCTGACCCGCTCCGACTGCACGACACGGAACAAGCGCAAGGCGACCGCCCTCTCCCGGGCCTACGACGGTCTGGAGGAGCGCGTCGCCCAGCTCCAGGAGCAGGAGGAGCTGGACGCGATCCGTCCCGACCTCGACGGCAACCAGATCATGAAGGTCCTGGACATCGGACCGGGCCCGGCCATCGGCCAGGCCTACAAGTTCCTCTTGGAGCTGCGTCTGGAGAACGGGCCGATGGAGTACGACGCCGCGGTGTCGGCTCTCAAGGAGTGGTGGGCGGAGCAGAACTGA
- a CDS encoding glycosyltransferase family 87 protein translates to MCGMPSAETTRASVHEPDLVPPTKEDPVAATGSELFGGPLGRRALTGVSWWTPVRVVALVAIGMFALGMVQKLPCYDGAWFFGASSQYTHACYSDIPHLYQGRGFADGLVPYFDKLEGDMEYLEYPVLTGVFMEVASWLTPGSGSIQEQEQVYWMVNAAMLMACTAVIAVCVARTHRRRPWDGLLVALAPAFALTATINWDLLAVALTAAAMLMWSRSRPLAFGVLLGLATAAKLYPVLLLGPLFVLCWRAGRWRAFGTALLGAAGSWLVVNLPVMLLAPEGWSKFYTFSQERGVDFGSFWLILSQRGDTPLDTDAVNMWASVLMLLSSAGVAALTLGAPRRPRFAQLAFLIVAAFILTNKVYSPQYVLWLVPLAVLARPKWRDFLIWQACEVAYFLGIWMYLAYTTSGDAHKGLPQEGYQLAIAVHLLGTLFLCAVIVRDILMPERDVVRRSGDDDPSGGVLDGAQDAFVLGSAARPPRHAAHFDGPHVEWGGGEGNAGRDPGSL, encoded by the coding sequence ATGTGCGGCATGCCCAGTGCAGAGACCACGCGCGCGAGCGTGCACGAGCCAGATCTGGTGCCGCCGACCAAGGAGGACCCGGTCGCGGCGACCGGCAGTGAACTGTTCGGCGGCCCCCTGGGGCGGCGCGCGCTGACGGGGGTGTCCTGGTGGACTCCCGTCCGGGTCGTCGCACTCGTCGCGATCGGCATGTTCGCCCTCGGCATGGTGCAGAAACTGCCCTGCTACGACGGTGCCTGGTTCTTCGGGGCCAGCTCCCAGTACACGCACGCCTGCTATTCGGACATTCCGCACCTCTACCAGGGGCGGGGCTTCGCCGACGGGCTCGTGCCGTACTTCGACAAGCTCGAAGGCGACATGGAGTACCTCGAATACCCGGTGCTCACCGGCGTGTTCATGGAGGTCGCCTCCTGGCTCACGCCGGGCAGCGGAAGCATCCAGGAGCAGGAGCAGGTCTACTGGATGGTCAACGCCGCGATGCTGATGGCCTGCACGGCCGTCATCGCCGTCTGCGTGGCCCGCACCCACCGGCGGCGTCCCTGGGACGGCCTGCTGGTCGCTCTGGCGCCCGCCTTCGCACTGACCGCCACCATCAACTGGGACCTCCTGGCAGTCGCTCTGACGGCCGCGGCGATGCTGATGTGGTCCCGGAGCCGTCCGCTCGCCTTCGGGGTCCTCCTGGGGCTCGCCACGGCCGCCAAGCTGTATCCCGTGCTGCTGCTGGGACCCCTGTTCGTGCTCTGCTGGCGGGCGGGCAGGTGGCGCGCGTTCGGCACCGCCCTGCTCGGCGCCGCCGGCTCCTGGCTGGTCGTGAACCTTCCGGTCATGCTCCTGGCGCCCGAGGGCTGGTCGAAGTTCTACACGTTCAGCCAGGAACGAGGAGTCGACTTCGGCTCCTTCTGGCTGATCCTGTCCCAGCGCGGTGACACGCCGCTCGACACCGACGCCGTCAACATGTGGGCTTCGGTACTGATGCTGCTGTCCAGCGCGGGCGTCGCGGCTCTCACGCTGGGGGCTCCGCGCCGGCCGCGCTTCGCCCAGCTGGCGTTCCTGATCGTCGCGGCCTTCATCCTCACCAACAAGGTCTATTCGCCGCAGTACGTACTGTGGCTGGTTCCCCTCGCGGTACTGGCCCGCCCGAAGTGGCGGGACTTCCTGATCTGGCAGGCGTGCGAGGTCGCGTACTTCCTCGGGATCTGGATGTACCTCGCCTACACGACCAGCGGCGACGCCCACAAGGGACTGCCCCAGGAGGGCTACCAGCTGGCCATCGCCGTCCATCTCCTGGGGACGCTGTTCCTGTGCGCCGTGATCGTGCGCGACATCCTCATGCCCGAGCGGGACGTGGTGCGCCGCTCCGGGGACGACGATCCGTCGGGCGGAGTGCTGGACGGCGCCCAGGACGCCTTCGTCCTCGGTTCCGCGGCCCGTCCGCCCCGCCACGCGGCGCACTTCGACGGCCCCCACGTGGAGTGGGGCGGCGGCGAGGGCAACGCAGGGAGGGATCCCGGTTCGCTCTGA
- a CDS encoding transglycosylase domain-containing protein codes for MSEHRRKSPQPQGGGRAAARRGQTGSSSGRRAAPRGATESPSDSYDSGGEERPFASRAEARRAAQRNGGGAGRRRAADGAGQGGRGRGRGSVPPKKRIIDYPRAGKYGATRWVPSWKLVTGLVIGFFGSMMAVAGVAYALVGLPDVAKTAEAQNNVYYWADGTQMVATGGETNRQIIDYSRIPKEMRYAVISAENKTFENDRGVDPMGIGRALFNMAKGGQTQGGSTITQQYVKNAMLEDQSQTISRKFKELFVSIKVGANVDKEDIMAGYLNSAYYGRGAYGIQAAARTYFDKDAEDLNPSQCAFLAAVLKGATYYDPAGAESIDPSATPAANRERAEIRWRWILGEMVKDGHLEESVRAKYPDFPKLQSPRSNAQLGGQVGYLVDLAKAYIVNNSEKTGITEKQLRDGGYEIHTTFDKKKVGQLEAAVKKVRKENIKEKERPKTDKHVQFGGASVDPATGAIKAIYGGVDATKHFTNNADQTGAQVGSTFKPFVLAAAMKWGVRDPDLEPTQAQDERIKVSPKSLYSGKNKLKIEDYDGTVWKDKDEKEWLQRNDGDESYNPPTFQIDLREAMRVSSNSAYVQLGMNVGLDKVRESAVDAGIKEGSLASANFPSFSIGTSDPSAIRMAGAYATFAASGKQNEPYSVDEITDKDGTVFTHENSAKAKQAFTAQVADNVTDVLKTVVDEGTGTAAKLSNRPVAGKTGTTDGNKSAWFVGYTPQLSTAISMYRLDDDESNKKREFLEMYGTGGQDKIHGASFPAEIWHDYMEQALKGAKVEQFPTPEPIGEVVNDVVVPTPTPTPTETEEEEETESPDPTPTKSEQPPSPTTSESCGAFGFGCEDDGGASTGETDTGGTDGGASPTSSESTEENGGNSRGNGNGGLFQGTSG; via the coding sequence ATGAGCGAGCACCGTCGCAAATCGCCGCAGCCGCAAGGTGGCGGTCGGGCCGCGGCCCGACGCGGCCAGACCGGCTCGTCCTCCGGCCGCCGTGCGGCACCGCGAGGCGCAACCGAGTCTCCTTCCGATTCATATGACTCGGGGGGTGAGGAACGCCCGTTCGCCAGTCGCGCCGAGGCCCGGCGGGCGGCACAGAGAAACGGCGGCGGCGCCGGTCGACGCAGAGCGGCCGACGGCGCGGGGCAGGGAGGCCGTGGCCGGGGGCGTGGGTCCGTACCGCCGAAGAAGCGGATCATCGACTACCCGCGCGCGGGCAAGTACGGGGCGACCCGCTGGGTGCCGTCCTGGAAGCTGGTGACGGGACTGGTCATCGGCTTCTTCGGCAGCATGATGGCGGTCGCGGGAGTCGCGTACGCGCTGGTGGGCCTGCCGGACGTCGCCAAGACGGCGGAGGCGCAGAACAACGTCTACTACTGGGCCGACGGCACCCAGATGGTCGCCACCGGTGGTGAGACGAACCGGCAGATCATCGACTACTCCCGGATTCCCAAGGAGATGCGCTACGCCGTCATCTCGGCCGAGAACAAGACGTTCGAGAACGACCGGGGCGTCGACCCCATGGGTATCGGCCGGGCGCTGTTCAACATGGCCAAGGGCGGTCAGACCCAGGGCGGCTCCACGATCACCCAGCAGTACGTGAAGAACGCCATGCTGGAGGACCAGTCGCAGACGATCTCCCGTAAGTTCAAGGAGCTCTTCGTCTCGATCAAGGTCGGCGCCAACGTCGACAAAGAAGACATCATGGCCGGCTATCTGAACTCGGCTTACTACGGCCGCGGTGCCTACGGAATCCAGGCCGCCGCGCGTACGTACTTCGACAAGGACGCCGAGGACCTCAACCCGAGCCAGTGCGCCTTCCTGGCGGCGGTGCTCAAGGGCGCCACGTACTACGACCCGGCGGGTGCGGAGTCGATCGACCCGTCGGCCACCCCCGCGGCCAACCGCGAGCGCGCGGAGATCCGCTGGCGCTGGATCCTCGGCGAGATGGTCAAGGACGGGCACCTGGAGGAGTCGGTACGCGCCAAGTACCCCGACTTCCCGAAGCTGCAGAGTCCCCGGTCGAACGCCCAGCTGGGCGGTCAGGTCGGTTATCTGGTCGACCTCGCCAAGGCGTACATCGTCAACAACAGCGAGAAGACCGGGATCACCGAGAAGCAGCTGCGTGACGGCGGCTACGAGATCCACACGACCTTCGACAAGAAGAAGGTCGGCCAGCTCGAAGCCGCGGTGAAGAAGGTCCGCAAGGAGAACATCAAGGAGAAGGAACGGCCGAAGACGGACAAGCACGTCCAGTTCGGCGGAGCCTCGGTGGACCCGGCGACCGGTGCCATCAAGGCCATCTACGGCGGTGTGGACGCGACCAAGCACTTCACCAACAACGCCGACCAGACGGGCGCCCAGGTCGGTTCGACCTTCAAGCCGTTCGTCCTCGCGGCGGCCATGAAGTGGGGCGTGCGCGATCCCGACCTGGAGCCGACCCAGGCCCAGGACGAGCGGATCAAGGTCTCTCCGAAGAGCCTGTACAGCGGCAAGAACAAGCTGAAGATCGAGGACTACGACGGGACGGTCTGGAAGGACAAGGACGAGAAGGAATGGCTGCAGCGGAACGACGGCGACGAGTCGTACAACCCGCCCACCTTCCAGATCGACCTGCGTGAGGCGATGAGGGTCTCCTCGAACTCCGCCTACGTCCAGCTGGGCATGAACGTCGGTCTGGACAAGGTGCGGGAGTCCGCCGTGGACGCCGGCATCAAGGAAGGCAGCCTGGCCAGCGCCAACTTCCCGTCCTTCTCCATCGGCACCTCCGACCCGAGCGCGATCCGCATGGCCGGCGCGTACGCCACCTTCGCGGCGAGCGGCAAGCAGAACGAGCCGTACTCGGTCGACGAGATCACCGACAAGGACGGAACGGTCTTCACGCACGAGAACTCCGCCAAGGCGAAGCAGGCCTTCACGGCGCAGGTCGCCGACAACGTCACCGACGTCCTCAAGACCGTCGTCGACGAGGGCACCGGTACCGCGGCGAAGCTGAGCAACCGGCCGGTGGCGGGCAAGACCGGTACGACCGACGGCAACAAGTCCGCCTGGTTCGTCGGCTACACCCCGCAGCTCTCCACCGCGATCTCCATGTACCGCCTGGACGACGACGAGTCCAACAAGAAGCGCGAGTTCCTGGAGATGTACGGAACGGGTGGCCAGGACAAGATCCACGGCGCCTCGTTCCCGGCCGAGATCTGGCACGACTACATGGAGCAGGCGCTCAAGGGCGCGAAGGTCGAGCAGTTCCCGACGCCCGAGCCCATCGGCGAGGTCGTCAACGACGTCGTGGTCCCGACTCCCACTCCCACTCCCACCGAGACGGAGGAGGAGGAAGAGACCGAGTCGCCGGATCCCACACCGACGAAGAGCGAACAGCCTCCGAGCCCCACCACGAGTGAGTCCTGCGGCGCCTTCGGCTTCGGGTGCGAGGACGACGGCGGGGCCAGCACCGGTGAGACCGACACCGGCGGTACGGACGGCGGCGCGAGTCCCACGAGCTCCGAGTCCACGGAGGAGAACGGCGGGAACAGCAGAGGCAACGGCAACGGAGGCCTGTTCCAGGGGACCTCGGGCTAG
- a CDS encoding PadR family transcriptional regulator — protein sequence MSRRSGILEFAVLGLLRESPMHGYELRKRLNTSLGVFRAFSYGTLYPCLKTLVTNGWLIEEPGNTSEDALAAPLAGRRAKIVYRLTAEGKEHFEDLLSQTGPDAYEDEHFAARFAFFGQTSRDVRMRVLEGRRSRLEERLEKMRASLARTRERLDDYTLELQRHGMESVEREVRWLNELIESERAGRDHRRPGPDVSAQQDNTSGESGGLPRPGGTPGPDPSDDTAT from the coding sequence ATGAGCCGGCGTTCCGGGATCCTTGAGTTCGCCGTCCTCGGCCTTCTCCGCGAGTCCCCGATGCACGGCTATGAGCTGCGCAAACGTCTCAATACGTCACTGGGAGTGTTCCGTGCGTTCAGCTACGGGACGCTCTACCCCTGCCTCAAGACGCTGGTCACCAACGGCTGGTTGATCGAGGAGCCGGGGAACACCTCCGAGGACGCCCTCGCGGCGCCACTCGCAGGACGTCGCGCCAAGATCGTCTACCGGTTGACGGCCGAAGGTAAGGAACACTTCGAGGACCTTCTCTCGCAGACGGGTCCCGACGCGTACGAGGACGAGCATTTCGCCGCTCGTTTCGCCTTCTTCGGCCAGACGTCACGGGATGTACGGATGCGGGTCCTCGAAGGCCGCCGCAGCCGTCTCGAAGAGCGCCTGGAGAAGATGCGCGCCTCGCTGGCACGCACCCGGGAGCGACTCGACGACTACACGCTTGAGCTCCAGCGCCACGGAATGGAGTCCGTGGAGCGCGAAGTGCGCTGGCTGAACGAGCTCATCGAGAGCGAGCGGGCGGGCCGGGACCATCGGCGTCCCGGACCCGACGTCTCCGCTCAGCAGGACAACACATCTGGGGAGTCGGGCGGCCTGCCCCGGCCCGGGGGCACCCCCGGGCCGGATCCGTCCGACGACACTGCCACGTGA
- a CDS encoding LppU/SCO3897 family protein produces MTTPPPQGQNPFAQGQPAEGNPYGQQPPQGNPYGQQPPQGYPQQPNAPYAPVTPEPPKRNLKKYLRFAIPVVVLIVAVGGWIASRDDASSAKVGDCMSIGNPNSTTDPELEVVDCGDSKAAYKVEQKKSDNSGCDRTKYAEYTETGGSSDFTLCLSEYSSKK; encoded by the coding sequence GTGACCACACCACCGCCGCAGGGCCAGAATCCGTTCGCTCAGGGCCAGCCGGCCGAGGGAAATCCCTACGGCCAGCAGCCGCCCCAGGGCAACCCCTACGGGCAGCAGCCCCCGCAGGGCTACCCGCAGCAGCCGAACGCTCCCTACGCCCCGGTCACGCCGGAGCCCCCGAAGCGCAACCTCAAGAAGTACCTGCGCTTCGCCATCCCCGTCGTCGTCCTCATAGTCGCCGTGGGCGGCTGGATCGCGAGCCGGGACGATGCGTCCAGCGCCAAGGTCGGCGACTGCATGAGCATCGGCAACCCGAACAGCACCACCGACCCGGAGCTTGAGGTCGTGGACTGCGGCGACTCCAAGGCCGCGTACAAGGTCGAGCAGAAGAAGAGCGACAACTCCGGCTGCGACCGCACCAAGTACGCCGAGTACACCGAGACCGGTGGCAGCAGCGACTTCACTCTCTGCCTGTCGGAGTACTCCTCGAAGAAGTAA